The region AAAAGGGAGCCTTGTTGGTACTTCACCTGTTACTGCAGCCACGAACTTGGAAGAAAATGCAAATGACTCAAAGGTCAAAAGATATTACATCTATGATAACACTCAAAGAAGTGATAAAGCACATTTACCTTAAGACAACAAGCATTCAACTCGAGATATTCAAGACTGGAGAACGACTTAAAACAATTTCCTATCCCCACATGATATTTCGTATGCCAGAGTGAAAATTTAGCAAGACGAGGGACACTTTTTAAACATACAGATCCTATATTTTCGACGAAGTCGAAGGATCTCAGCTTGGGAGCATTAATTTCAATGACACCGCTGTAAATAATATCACGCAACAACAATTGTTCGAGCAATGGGCAACTAGAGATTAAGCTTTCAAGAATTTCGGAAGAAATTGTGACGCTATGTAATTCGAGGCTATTTAACATGTCAAATCCTTTGAAGGTTGGTGGAGCAAGCTGTATTGAACAACCATGGAGAGACAGATATCTCAATTGCAAACATGTGAAAATTGAAGAAGGCAAGTTGTATTGGTTGTTAGACACGAGCAATCTAAGATCAAGATGCTGAACGTCTTTCTTTGAGAGGAAATATATCAACCTGTCAATCTCAGGAAAATCTTCAAGAATAAGGGAGAGGATAAACTTAGAAATTGGTCCTGCCTGAAACATTAAAAGGTGATAGAAAATGATAGTAAATTTAATCGTACGAGATATCCTATCCATTCTTGTTTCCCAAAGTATTTCATCAAGTTTCAACTGAGGTATTTTGCGCCAGTTATGTCTCCATTTCGTAGATAAGATACTTGTCCTCACAGCATCTCGTGATGGCACACATATAAGAATATCATCTATTACATTCTCGGAAGGCTACTAAGCACATCTAAAGGTACACTTTGACAA is a window of Lycium ferocissimum isolate CSIRO_LF1 chromosome 12, AGI_CSIRO_Lferr_CH_V1, whole genome shotgun sequence DNA encoding:
- the LOC132039162 gene encoding F-box/FBD/LRR-repeat protein At1g13570-like: MEKNFLFFVLLIVVGESCFMMLPNTKKHACQSAGPISKFILSLILEDFPEIDRLIYFLSKKDVQHLDLRLLVSNNQYNLPSSIFTCLQLRYLSLHGCSIQLAPPTFKGFDMLNSLELHSVTISSEILESLISSCPLLEQLLLRDIIYSGVIEINAPKLRSFDFVENIGSVCLKSVPRLAKFSLWHTKYHVGIGNCFKSFSSLEYLELNACCLKFVAAVTGEVPTRLPFDLNSVKHLCLKEINLEELDEDADYNGDSQALECLEVEAFSDVTFNHLRKVHLFRTVGSNPEMQLIKLLLAKPPMLKEMLIFPLNVDDDFNRIEFPIMINSFRRASPEVEVIYANYG